One Conger conger chromosome 7, fConCon1.1, whole genome shotgun sequence genomic window, cgcacagccgttgggcccttgagcaaggcccttaaccctgcatcgctccaggggaggattgtctcctgcttagtctaatcaactgtatgtcgctctggatgccaataaaatgccaaatgccaataaagttTTACGAAAGGTAAAATTCCAATCAGGAATATGTACCCTATTATTGGCCCTGTAGCTCCAAAAATGTATATCCTGAATGTAGTGCAGGGCTTCACCTACATTAGTGTTCCCAGCAGACGTGTTGCTCACCTGTTCTGAACTTGCTGTAGCTTCCATCGTCATTTGTTTCTCGACCGCCCGAGTAGAAAGCCAAACCCCGTTCCCtccacctggaacacacacggACAAAGTGACCCTTCTAAAAGACGCTTTGTTATTAGCTCTTAAGAGACAAAAAAAGACATCCTTCCTGATGCCACAATCCCAGCTCAATTTGATCTTGTCTAGGTTTTGTCCTGGTTTTTCAAGATAAGATCACAGAATCTAGATTTGCAGTCTCTGCGTATTTCGCTCTGCTTGTCAAAACAATGCAAGATGTCATTAAGACAAACAGACGTGAGTGAACATGTTGTAAACAGTGTAAATCAGTTTGCATATTAGCCATATTCCTCTGTCTTAGTGCACAATACATAGGCCAAAGTCAGTCTAACTTCAGAATTCAACCCAGACTGCACACTGAGAAAAGCAACGTAGGTAGGCGCTTGGTCGCTTTCCATAGGGAGGCAGGCAGTAGCGACGTAGAGTGCAGCTAGTTAATCCCTTACTAACATGTAGCCTGTACTTAGCTTACCGCTGCCCTTGCTTGATCATTATTCACCAAATCTGCATCAAAAGTATGATTTCTGCTAAATCTGAGTAATGGGCAGACTTCCTCCATGTTATGTCACGACTACCTCCTGCAGACATCGCCTACGCTGGCCCTATGTGGCTGTGCTGTCAGGGAATGTCTCACtggataataaaaataattccagACACAACTGTTTTGTCAGCATAATGGTGTTGGTGATCAAAAGACCCTAATTAAAATAATGGTTCACTGCCGTGACCGTCCAACCGGTCCCTCTGGATGCTGGCCCAGCATTTTCTGAGGAAGAACTGTGAAGTTCTTGTTTTTGCAGCTTCCCATTAgccaattattttagaataggtgacagaatattaaaaaaataatatcctAAAGTGTCTACACATTTTAAGGCTTGCACTTTTCTTTAGGTAGACCACTTTTAGTTTGTGGGGtttttcttgaaaatattttatttagaattGATATTATTTTGGAAGGGTTTGTGTACCTATTAATGTGCAATCACTGGATAAAACAATTCATAAAATATGTGCCGACATCAACCATGAAGCCATCCTGAATCCACCCTTTCAGTGGGATCAAGGTTATCCTGATTTTCAGTATTAAAAACTATCCTAATCTCCACCTTATCAAGATTCTACACAGGATTGGACGACAAAATCCTTTTCCCAATTTTTAGGATCAGGATCATGCTTCCAGTTTTGAAATACCCAATTTTGAGATTTAATCCTATGCGATTACTGAAATCCTATCCAAAAAGgttttgaaatactgggcccCCAATGGAGATTATAAAGGAAAAGATAATAAAGGAAAagtaataaagcaaaataacaaaatagtgTCACTATGGATGAATGTGTAATCCAGCTGGAAACTAACCGGAGTAACTATACGGAAAGCAGTAGAGACGAAACGAAAATGAAAGGTTTGAAGTTGTGGTGAGCGAATCAGGGTCAAACACGAGAATTACACTGGGGCAGTCAGACAAAAAGGGATAAGACAATAATTTAATGGAATGAGTCGAATGGAATGAGGCAATTATCAAACACAAAATCCAATCAGCAACCAAATCAAAAGGGGCCAAGCGGGAATCAAAAGTCACACAAAATACAGTCAAACATGCAAAGTCAGCAAAGTAATCAGAAATCCACAATCCACAAGCAAAGGTTCAAAGAGCTAGTGAAGGAAAtcaaagacaatcacatgaacagcaaagaaacagaaatgtaaCCGCAAAAGCTTTCCGACAGAGGTTGTAGCACAGTACAAATACAGCATATTTAAAGATGAATTAATACATTGTTGCATCTTTCATGCACTAAGCAAAATGTTTCTGAGTTGATGAGCATACTTGGTTGTTATGCCACGAAAGACAGCACTTAAATACAGAATGTGAACTTGTGGGCGCACAGGTCCAGCACTGACGCACTCACCAGTGAAAGACGAagatgatgaggatgaggacggCAGACACGACATCCGTGGGGATCCACATCCGTTTGTACTCCTGCGGAGTCTGTGTGACGGAGAGGACAACGGGGAAAAGACAGGATGGAGAACAGGTCAGGTCCACACTGCTAAGTGTGTCCAGGAGCGCATCAGTCAGTCCCTGATCCCAGTCAGTCTCTCACCATGAGGAAGAGCGGCCTACGCAGATTCTTGAGGACTTGCAGGGCGTTGGTAGTGACAGACTGGGCCCCGGCACACCAGGCCAAAGAGTACAGCCAGGGCTGGCTGATCACATACAGGTTAGTGCTGATGTTCACTGATGCATACTtgctgcaaaaacacacacacacacacacacacacagaacacagaagataaaaataaatatgtggaGGTGTTTTGTTGGATGTAGGAATAAGGCAGAGAagtataaaatgaaaatcaagaagAGGGTATGATTCTGGCTACTCTCTAGCCATAGACTGGTGgtggtaaaataaatgtatacctACAGTAGAAGCAGAATTGGGATGAACAGATTCTAGTACCCTTCAGGCCAGTCTCCACCAAAATGCCAAGGCAAGAAGAGACGGTTTTGGAACGTCTTTAGATGAAAGTTTTATTGGTGTGAACTGGCCAGTTTTAGACCATCGGCTCTCAGCGGTTAGCATTTTGAAAACTGAGCGTGTTGAGTTTAAGCCTGGGGTTTTAGTACAATTAGCAATTCAACGTTACAGTTAACTTGGATTGTCATGGAAACAGCCGTTTATTTGTTCACTCGCAGCTTTGGTGTGGACTGCCTAGTCCATAGTCGCGGACATTTTGAGATTCAAACACGGACGTTTCCAAGATTTCTCTTGTCTTGTCTCGTCTCAGCTATTTTGTGGAGACTGGGCTTCTCGGTGAGGACAGCATCTGTAGTGGAGATGCACTGGTGTAGCAGTGcactagtggttaaggtaaatgactgggacccgcaaggtcgctggttcgatcgccggtgtagccacaataagatccacacagccattgggcccttgagcaaggcccttaattaaccctgcattgctccaggggtggattgtctcctgcttagtctaatcatatcatttggataaaagcgtcaggcaaatgacaaaatgtaatataaaaaaatgggaTGTAAAGTCGCTGTATGGTCGGTGCTACCTGATCTGCTCCTCGGACATGGAGCTGTAATGGAGGTTAAGCTTGACGATCTTgttctcctgcagctcctcaATGGCGGCCTTCCTCCCAGAGGTCTGCTGCAGGGCTGGGTCTAGCTCCTGGACCAGGTTCCTCAGTTCCCAGGGCAGCCAGAGCACCTGCGCGGAACAGCCACACAGCAAAGTACCTTAACAAGAGCATATTCTCTGCACAGATATAACAGAATATCCCACCACTTTTCACTCATATGGGTGACATTGGCAAGAGTagtagtctggcagtcggaggggttgccggctcgatcccaccttgggtgtgttgaagtgtccctgagcaagacatctaacccccaattgctcctgacgagctggttggtgccttgcatggcagctaatcaccGCTGGTTTGTGAGTGTGGTTTGTTGagaagcgctttggataaaggcgctatatgaaagGCCATTTATAACTATACAGACAGTAGGTCATACTTATTCCACAGTAGCCCTTATCTAAGGAATAAGAAAGACCAACAGAAAGAAGGAGTGTTGAGTTTCTAGTTAACCAGTGATTCAACTTAATGGCCAAAGTTAGTAAATGTCTAGTAAATGTCCGCCTTGTCTATCTCTGTTATACTCTAACATGTGTTACAGTGTATACCTGCATAGGATATATTTTCCTTCATATAATGCTGGAGCAAggaaagtgaaagagagaagaagTGGAGGACATTGGGGAACTACGGAGGCTCACCTGGCTGGATCGGATGGAGGACTCATTGTGGATGACCTCCAGAGTGCGGGTGATCCAGGTGTCTCTGTAGGGGTGTCCCCTAGGTGGGCGGTAAAGGTCAAAGATCACCATTTTCCCGTGCAGGGCGGCCAGGTCCAGGAAGTTGCGCAGCGTGAAGACAGACTGGTTCTGTGCTCGGGCCCGATCTGCTGGGACCAGAGAGGAGGCGGTTCCGAAGGGGTCACGCTGCAGGACAAGAACAACAAGAGGAATAAGAAAGATAACAGTCATAGAGCGAGGTAATCCAGTGCGCTATTCTCTCAGACGTCCTTCTCCCCTTCCCTCAGaccattattattacattattacatgtcgtttggcagacgctcttatccagagcgatgtacagttgataagactaagccggagacaagccatccctggagcaatgcagggttaagggccttgctcaagggcccaacagctgtgcggatcttattgtggctacgccggagatcgaaccgccgaccttgcgggtcccagtcattaacTACTTCATGGATTATAAATCAGttacaaaacacattattaagaaataaattgaTAGCATTATTATTGCAGCATTGACTACACTAAACACTAAATCATAACAAAGTGCCAAGACAAAATGCAGCTTTTTGGTCTGGTTGAGGATTCGAGGTCAACTATAACGCTGAGCGGGTTTTGTGCAATGCTAGACACTTGTATCCTGTATAGACCACACACAAAGTAGCTAAACTACAGGAAGTTCTTATCCAGTGGGCAGAAGTTCACATAAGGTCAGCATGAGAGCACACAGAGGTGGGTGCTCACAGAGAGGAACCAGGTGCCGGCGTTTAGTCTCTGAAGCTCAGTCCAATTGAACATGGCGGCCAGGGAGTCTGTGCGGTCCGGGAACACCTCCTGCACATTCGTGGTCCTTCGCAAAGTTCTGTCGTGCATCAGAAATGGAACCCCGTCATagctgtgacaaaaaaaaaacagttggtAGTCAGAACATCATGAAAGTGACAACAGAACATCATAGAGAAACAGACCCGCTTCTATTCCTTTGCAAGCTAGTTTCACTGGTAGTAGAACTAGTAGTTTCACATTGGGATACAACAACTGGAAAAATGCTACTTGTCTTGTGAACATGACATTTCCCCTGATCATCTCAAAGCAATGCTTTGTGTGGTTGCATGGACAGATTGAAATGCTAGAACTGATTGTCGTCTTATTAGCAGAGCAGAATCAGAGAGTATTGGATTAATATTCTTCAGAGCGTTGTCAGCATTGCCCAGTTTTTAGGCTCTTTATTCCTTTTTGCTGAGAAACAAATAGCTGTTTTCATCAAACCACAGGGATTATGTTGGCtgtttagaattatttttttgaggcCCCAGGGCCTTTGAACATCGTTATCCGACCCTGGATTTACAGTAAATGCTTCTACAGTAGCTGTATAATTTCATTCCATCGTTAATCTCTCTGTACAGGCACGTGTTGTtattctgcttttttttctgctaAGCCGGAAAAAACAGAATGTTTTGCATGTGCAAATACTGCCATGTGATTTACCTGGCCTACTGGCCCTGATGCTGTATGATCTGCACCAAGCAAAGCAAGCTGGCACATTACTGCTGCAAATACTGTAGCTTTCCAATCTGCCTTGTGTGAATCTGCCTCTTTCAGGAGCCAAAGACTTATTCCCTCAAACTATTTGTGTATTTGATGCCTGGAAGAGGTTTCTCTGAAGTTACTGTTATTCAGCGTTATTGGTATAGGGTATAATAACGAAAAATAAAAAGGTCTCTCCGTAGGTGGGCAAGCTTTCAGCAGATGGAAAGTGTAGTTGTGACTGACCTGATGGCGACATCTGTTTCTAGGCCGTCTCCTCCTGCCTCCACCACCTTCTCGAAGGACATCTGGGTGTTCTCAGGTGCGAGCTTTCACACGGAGAGAAGCATCTGTTCACACAGTCTTGGCCTCGTTATCAGTAAAGGATGTGTTCAAACTGACAGGAGTGCTAACTGAACTGAAGAACAGGCCTCATAATTCCCTTAAGGTGTACTGTAACATGCACATTACGGCgaggtatttgtgtgtgaaacaATGGAAACTAAGAATCAAAGGCTACTACCTGGTGAGGTGAAACATCATGTCATGTTTAAAGGGGTACATGGTTTTAAATTTCATAGGATATAACCTTTAGAGCTTGGCACATAGGTCAGAATGTGGaaccattatttattatttacttgtgaattaaaggtacaataggacatttcagacttctaacagtcaagaaaggaatagcagcaacaaacacattcaaaccacaacactgtttatccctcccccttctctgtaaacgcgctgaggatgaaacgccattggctgggACAattacagagtgtcgggccgtcaactgtatattttgaaacccgaatttaaggactataaacacagatgGCAGATGGTGAGTCAATGTGTTAGTGAGCCTttttaatgataggaagggatttacaatggtcttgtaaccatatttttgtcatggtgggaggtaattctcactggtgccactagttggccgaggattattgtttccacctgttcctcgtttacgccaggggaattacctcccgggagagtatttaagaccagcagggactagtttctgtgcttttgtgttcaaccgttcgcccttggcacaaagccggtaaagcgcccggtagactctaaccctatacgagtcaggtacggtgctggtggataattctctcattgctaaaaaggagaaatatctaaaaggtaaggaaggcgtacagctggaagtgttgtgtgtgctggcgccttcctcaagggttttgtttttcttttggactcgtgtgagtcgatggtagagggacgttgtccccggtgttgtattttggtttgcatttttgtcccgagctgcgcctcgaggtttttattttcgtgcctagcttttctcgctaggttgtattttcttttggttttcactcagtgcccagctatttggcacggtaccaaagtattgGATCGCC contains:
- the LOC133132896 gene encoding glycerophosphodiester phosphodiesterase domain-containing protein 5-like, producing MGSSPAALSKLKLGKLKVVRRQLLQRYEHQPFVSCLAGLYGCQWRRYQRARTPPGACCCTKVECGSFGLLIATFWLSLVFLYFWSEAQNDYNDFDWFNFGNLGFWFPWSVVLLVVAATFFSYVTLLLVLAVCLLSEGQQLYLHWGHKIGILVTLAFSIVATAVLSDLWSKEWSTLLLSFQVTAPYLHVGGVLMMTILSWPIALHYFRMRKKVKRAVTMGLYLAVLFSLYLVPLGLYSPCIKEEGTLGPAPVLIGHRGAPMLAPENTQMSFEKVVEAGGDGLETDVAISYDGVPFLMHDRTLRRTTNVQEVFPDRTDSLAAMFNWTELQRLNAGTWFLSRDPFGTASSLVPADRARAQNQSVFTLRNFLDLAALHGKMVIFDLYRPPRGHPYRDTWITRTLEVIHNESSIRSSQVLWLPWELRNLVQELDPALQQTSGRKAAIEELQENKIVKLNLHYSSMSEEQISKYASVNISTNLYVISQPWLYSLAWCAGAQSVTTNALQVLKNLRRPLFLMTPQEYKRMWIPTDVVSAVLILIIFVFHWWRERGLAFYSGGRETNDDGSYSKFRTELSDVWSVSGVGTFGQAVNAAVAPKLSSVSEMQEASGTAHLP